Part of the Variovorax sp. PAMC 28711 genome is shown below.
TGGTGATCGAGGCGGCCACCGAGAACCACGCGCTCAAGCTCAAGATCCTCAAGCAGGTCGATGAACTGCTGGCGCCCGAAGTGATCATCGCGTCGAACACCTCGTCGATCTCGATCACACAGTTGGCCGCCGCCACCGCGCGCCCCGACCGCTTCATCGGCATGCACTTCTTCAACCCGGTGCCGATGATGGCGCTGGTCGAGATCATCCGCGGCTACCTCACGAGCGACGCGACGCACGATGCGGTGAAGGCCTTGTCGGAGAAGCTGGGCAAGTCGCCGATCACGGTGAAGAACGCGCCCGGCTTCGTGGTCAACCGCATCCTGGTGCCGATGATCAACGAGGCCTTCTTCGTGTTGTCGGAAGGCATCGCGACCGCAGAAGACATCGACGCCGGCATGAAGCTCGGCTGCAACCAGCCCATCGGCCCGCTGGCGCTCGCCGACATGATCGGCCTGGACGTGTGCCTCGCCGTGATGGAGGTGTACCTGGACCAGTTCGGCGACTCCAAATACCGCCCTTGCCCGCTGCTCAAGGAGATGGTCGCGGCGGGCCAGCTCGGACGCAAGACCCAACGCGGCGTGTACACGTACTGACCCCTTCAAAAAAACCCCAGGAGACAAAACCATGACCGTCATCGCCACCACCCCACCCGCTGAAGGCTGCATCGACACGCAAGTGCTCGACCACGTGCTGTTGATCGGCATCAACCGCCCGGCCAAGCGCAACGGCTGGACGCCGCAGATGTTCAGGCAACTCGCCGAGGCGTATACGCGCCTGGACGACGACCCGAGCTTGCGCGTCGGCGTGCTGCACGCGATGGGCGACCATTTCACGGCCGGGCTCGACCTGCCGATGTTCGCGGCGTTCCTGAAGACGGGCGCCAAGGTGATTCCCGACGACGGCACGCTGGTCGAGCCGCACAACATGGGGCAGCCCGGCTACCGCCGCCGTACCAAGCCGATGGTCGCCGCGGTCAAGGGCATCTGCTTCACGGTCGGCATCGAGCTGATGCTGGCCGCCGACATCGTGGTGGCGGCGGACGACTGCCGCTTCTCGCAACTCGAAGTGCAGCGCGCAATCATGGCCTCGGGCGGCGCGACGATCCGCATGGCCGAGCGTGCCGGCATGGGCAATGCGATGCTGCACCTGCTCACGGCGGACGAGTTCGACAGTGCCGAGGCCTATCGCCTCAACTTCGTGCAGAAGGTGGTGCCCGCGGGGCAGGAACTCGACGAAGCGATCAAGATCGCCCAGCGCATCGCCGCACAGGCACCGCAAGCGGTGATCGCAACGCGCCTGAACGTGCTGCGCGCGATCGAGGAAGGCGCGGTGCAGGCCACGCAGGATTTCGAACCCGTCAAGCAGCGCCTGCTGCACAGCGAGGATGCGGCCGAAGGGGTGCGCTCGTTCATCGAGCGGCGCCCGGCGAAGTTCACGGGCCGTTGAGCTTCGCACCGCCATGTCGTTCCTGCTCCGCCCGCTCGCCCTCGCCGCGACCTTTTTCAGTTTCACCATGACCATCAGCCAGGCCCAGACGCCGCCCACCCCGGCCCTTCCCGACCCCGCCACGACGTCGGTCGGCGCGATGGGCTGGATGCAGGGCTTCCCGCCGACGGTCGACAAGCAGATCGTTTTCGAAAACCCGATGAGCGGCGCGTTTCCGCGCAACCGCTGGACCTTCTCGCACGTTCGCGAACTCGGGCCGACGGCCAATGTGTGGCGCGGCAGCGGTGCCGGCAGCGCGCTGGTAACGGCACCGCGCGAGCTCGACGGCATCGCCTTCAAATCGATGTCCGGCGAGGACCTGAACTTCGGCCAGATGCTGACGCGCACTTACACCGATGGCGTGCTCGTGCTGCACAAGGGCCGCGTGGTCTACGAGAAGTACTTCGGTGCACTCACGCCCGAGCGGCCGCACCTGGCGATGTCGGTGACGAAATCCTTTGTCGGTACGCTGGCCGCGATTTCCGTGGCCGAAGGCAAGCTCGACCCGGCCGCGCCGGTCGTTCAATACCTGCCCGAGATGAAGGACACCGCATACGGCGACGCGACGGTTCGGCAGGTCATGGACATGACCATCGGCGTGAAGTACTCGGAGAACTACGCCGACCCGAAAGCTGAAGTATTCGACTATGCGCGCGCCGGCGGCATGCTGCCGCCAGGCCCGAACTACGCCGGCCCCAGGACGTTCTACGACTTCCTCAAGACGCTGCAGAAAGAAGGCGCGAACGGCGACGGCTTCGCCTACAAGACGGTGAATGCCGAGGTGCTGGCGTGGATCGTCGCGCGGGTCAACAAACAGTCGCTGCCGGAATTGCTGAGCGAGAAGATCTGGCGCCGCATCGGGGCCGAGCAAGATGCCTATTTCATGGTCGACCGCATCGGCACCGCATCAGGCGGTGGCGGCTTGAACACCACCCTGCGCGACCTGGCGCGCTTCGGCGAAGCCATGCGCAACGGCGGTCGCGCCAACGGCCAGCAGGCGATTCCGGCGGCGGCGGTCGCCGACATCACGCGCGGCGGCGATCCAGCCAAGTTCGCCAAGGCCGGCTATGCGCTCCTGCCCGGCTGGTCGTACCGCGACATGTGGTGGATCACGAACAACGAACACGGCGCCTACATGGCGCGCGGCATCCACGGGCAGAGCATCTACGTGGATCCGAAGGCCGAGATGGTGATCGTGCGTTACGCAGCGCACCCGATCGCCGCGAACGCAGGCAACGACCCGCTCACGCTGCCCGCTTTCCATGCGGTCGCCAAGGCCCTGATGGCGCCCTGAGCGTCCGTGGCGATTCGACCTTCCCGGTCGAATGGAATTAGGTTGCACGCAATTTAATCGCTCGTCATAATTCAGGCCATGCGCCCCGCACCGAACACTGTCGACATGCAACAGCTGGACAACCAGCTGTGCTTCGCGATGTATTCGGCATCGCTCGCCATGACGCGGCTCTACAAGCCGCTGCTCGAGAAGCTCGGCCTCACCTATCCGCAATACATCGTGATGCTCGCGCTCTGGGAACGCGACGGCGTCATGGTGTCGGAACTGGGTGAGCGCGTGTCGCTCGATTCCGGCACGCTCACGCCGCTGCTCAAGCGGCTCGAAGCCAGCGGTTTCGTCGCCCGCGTGCGCGACATCGCCGACGAGCGCCGCGTGCACATCACGCTCACCGCGGCGGGCCGCAAGCTCAAGAGCCGGGCGGCCGGCGTGCCAGCCTGCCTCATGGCGGCATCGCAGTGCTCGGTGCCCGAGCTGGTGCAACTCACCCAGCAAATCCAGACGCTGCGCGACCACATCAAGGCCGCCTGATTCTTTCACCCTCCCGCAACCCAGAAGACCCAAAGGAAATCACCATGACGACGAAACTCGACAAAGTTCTCTACACCGCAGAAGCGCACACCACTGGTGGCCGTGACGGCGCCGGCAAGTCCAGCGACGGCGCGATCGACGTGCAACTGAGCTCGCCGGGTTCGGGCAAGCCGGGCACCAACCCCGAGCAGCTGTTCGCGGTCGGCTACGCCGCCTGCTTCATCGGCGCAATGAAGGCGGTCGGCCCGAAGATCAGCGTGAAGGTGCCGGACGACGTGTCGATCGACTCGAAGGTCTCCCTCGGCCCGACGAACGGCGGCGCCGCCTACGGCGTGTCGGTCAAGCTCGCGATCACGCTGCCGGGCCTGGACGCCGAGCAGAAGAAGCTGCTGGTCGACACCGCGCACAAGGTGTGCCCGTACTCGAACGCCACGCGCGGCAACATCGACGTCGACCTCGAAATCGTCTGATCGAACGCACGAGGGCCTGCCCGGCCTTCTGTCTCCTTCGCGGCCCGCCTGTGTTGATCAGGCGGGCCGCTGTGTTTATGGTGCACGCATGAGCACCACCGCACTGCACGTCCGCAAGGACCACCTCGCCACGACGCACCTTCACACCACAGAAGACGGGCCGCTCGCCGCCGGCCAGGTGCGGGTGCGAATCGACGCCTTCGCCCTCACGTCCAACAACATCACCTACGCGGCCTTCGGCGAGGCGATGAGCTATTGGCAATTCTTCCCGACCGGCGAGGACGGTTGGGGCAGCATTCCGGTGTGGGGGTTTGGCAGCGTGACGCAATCGCTGCATCCCGGCGTCGCGGTCGGTGAACGCCTGTATGGCTACTGGCCGATGGCGTCGAGCGTGGTGCTACAGCCCGACCGCCTTTCGGCCGAGCGTTTCACCGACGCGGCCGCACACCGCGCCGGACTGCCCGCTGTCTACAACCAGTACTTCCGCAGTGCCTCCGATGCGCTCTACACCGCCGACACCGAGGACATCCAGGCACTGCTTCGGCCACTCTTCATCACGTCGTGGCTCATCGACGACTTCCTGCAAGACAACGCATTCTTCGGCGCGAAGACGATGCTGCTGTCGAGCGCGTCGAGCAAGACCGCTTATGGAACCGCCTTCCAGCTCGCGCAGCGCGAGGGCATCGAGGTGGTCGGTTTGACGTCGGCACCGAACAGGGCCTTCTGCGAAAGCCTGGGCTGCTACGACCGCGTGCTCGCCTACGACGAACTCGACGGGCTCGCGGCCGACACGCCGTGCGTCTACATCGACTTCGCCGGCAGCGGCGCGCTGCGCCATGCCGTCCACACGCGCTTCACCGATCTGAAATACAGCGCCTCGATCGGCGGCACGCACGTCGAGCAGCTGGCCGCCGGCGGCGCCGGCAAGCACACGCCCGGCCCGCGCGCCACGCTGTTCTTCGCGCCCGCGCAGATCAAGAAGCGCACTGCAGAATGGGGCGGCCCCGAGTTTGGGCGCCGCATGGTGGCCGCGTGGCACGCCTTCATCGCGAAAGTGACGAAGCCGGAAGCGCCCTGGCTTCGCGCCGAGCACCATGACGGCGCGGCCGCGGTCGAGGCGGCCTACGCGGCGGTGCTGGCCGGCAAGGGCGATCCGCGCACCGGCCACATCCTCTCGCTCGCCAAGGGCAAGCCGACGGTGTAGCGACAATGGGTGCATGAACACCCATCCCTACGAGAGCCTCACACCGGACGTGGTGCTCGATGCGCTCGCGACGCTCGACCTGCACGGCGACGGGCGCCTCACGGCGCTCAACTCGTACGAGAACCGCGTGTACCAGGTGTTCCTGGAAGACCGCAGCGCAGTCGTCGTCAAGTTCTACCGGCCCGATCGCTGGACGCGGGCGGAGATTCTCGAAGAACACAGCTTCTCGCTCGAACTCGCGGCCGCCGAAGTGCCCGCCGTGGCGCCGCTCGAATTGCACGGCGCCACCCTGCACCACCACGATGGCTTCGCGTTCAGCGTGAGCCCGTACCGGGGTGGCCGTGCGCCCGAGCTCGACGACTTCGAGGTGCTCGAATGGGTCGGCCGCTTCCTGGCGCGCATCCACACGATCGGCAGCCGCAAGCCCTTCGAGGCCCGTCCGGCGCTCGACCTTCAGTCCTTCGGCATCGCCTCGCGCGACTGGCTGCTCGGCAACGACAAGATTCCGCTCGACGTGCAGCGCGCCTGGGAGACGGCGTGCAACGCGGCCCTCGACATGATCGCCACCACCGCGCTGTCCGCCAGCGCCACGACTTCGCCCGATTCGAACTTCCGCAAGCTGCGGTTGCACGGCGACGTGCACCCCGGCAACATCCTGTGGACCCCGACCGACCGCCCCGGCGGCGGTCCGCACTTCGTTGACCTGGACGACGCGCGCACCGGCTTCGCGGTGCAGGACCTCTGGATGTTGTTGTCGGGCGACCGCGCCCAGCGGACCGGCCAGCTCAGCGGCCTGCTCGACGGCTACGAACAGTTTCGCGAATTCGACCGACGCGAGCTCGCGCTGATCGAGCCGCTGCGCACGCTGCGGCTCATCCATTACAGCGCGTGGCTGGCGCGGCGCTTCGAAGACCCGATCTTCCCGATCAACTTCCCGTGGTTCGGCTCCAGCGATTACTGGAAAGGCCAGGTGCTGATGCTCGAAGAGCAGTGCGAGCAGATGGCCGAAGAGCCGCTCTACGCCTGAGCGGCCTGAGCACGCTCAGGGCGCGATCGGCTGGCCCGGCGTGCCGAGGGGGCCGAGGGGGCGGTCGGCCGTCGCTACCGACGTCGCCGGGTCGTGCAGCAGCACGCTTTTCCCGATGCCCGCGCCCACGGAGGCGCCGCCGCCCAGGCCGATGCCGCCCCCGATGCCAGCGCTGCCGTAGACCTGGCCTCCGCTGTTCAACCCCACACCCGCGCCGAGGGGGCCCCAGCCGGTGTTGAGCCCGATGCTCGGGCCGCCCGACCCGATGCCCAGGCCGAGCGACAGGCCCGGCACCAGCGGGATACCGATTCCCAGACCGACGCCTCCCGACCCGGATGCGCAGCCCGCGAGCGCCACGGCGGCGAGCAAGTAGCCGACGCGCGACGCGGCTGCAAAGGACGTTGAAAGGCTCTGATATTTCTTCATGGTGTCGGTCGCTCCCTGTGATGTCGCCATCGAAGCGGCCGACAGGCCGCCTCGGTCAGACGAGCAGCGCGTTGACTCGCCGCACGTAAGCCGCCGGATCTTGGGGCATGCCGCCCTCGGCCAGCAAGGCCTGGTCGAACAGGATGTTCGCCAGGTCCTCGAAATGTTCCGAAACCGCCAGCTTTTTCACCAGCGGGTGATCGGCGTTCACCTCGAGCACCGGCTTCAGGTCGGGCGCCGGCTGGCCGGCTTGCTTGAGCATGCGCGCGAGCTGGGTGCTCATGCCGTTGTCCGACACCACGAGGCAGGCCGGTGAATCGACCAGGCGCGTGGTGACGCGCACGTCTTCGGCCTTGTCCTTGAGCGCCACCTTCAGCTTCTCGAGCATCGGCTTGAACGACTCGGCAGCCTCTTCGGCGGCCTTCTTCTCGTCGTCGTCCTGCAGCTTGCCGAGGTCGACCGCGCCCTTGGCCACGCTTTGCAGCGGGGTGCCGTCGAATTCGTTCAGGTAGTTGAGCGCCCACTCGTCGACGCGGTCGGTCATGAGCAGCACCTCGATGCCCTTCTTCTTGAAGACTTCGAGTTGCGGGCTGTTCTTGGCGGCGGCGAGGTTGTCGGCGGTGATGTAGTAGATCGCGTCCTGGCCGTCCTTCATGCGCGCCTTGTAGTCGGCGAAGCTTACGGTCACGCCGTCGGTCGTGGACGACGCGAAGCGCAGCAGCTTGGCGATGCGGTCACGGTTGCCGGTGTCTTCGCCGAGGCCTTCCTTCAGCACGGCGCCGAACTCGGCATAGAAGGTCGCGTACTTGCCGCTCTCGTCGGCCGCTTCTTCTTCCTTCTTGTCGACCACATCGGTCACGCCTTCTTCGGCGGGTGCGCCGGCCGTGGGAACGGCCTTCTTCGCCAGGTCTTCCAGCATGCCGAGCACGCGCTTGGTGCTGCCTTCGCGGATCGCCTTCACGTCGCGGCTTTCCTGCAGGAGCTCGCGGCTCACGTTGAGCGGCAGGTCGGCCGAATCGATCACGCCCTTGACGAAGCGCAGGTAGCTGGGCATCAGCGCCTCGGCGTCGTCCATGATGAAGACGCGCTTGACGTACAGCTTGACGCCCGCGCTCTTGTCGCGGTTCCAGAGGTCGAACGGCGCCTTGGCCGGGATGTACAGCAGCTGGGTGTATTCGGTGCTGCCTTCGACGCGGTTGTGGCTCCAGGCCAGCGGTGCTTCGAAGTCGTGGCTGATGGCCTTGTAGAAATCGGCGTACTGCTCGGGCGTGATGTCTTTCTTGGGACGGGCCCACAGCGCATTGGCCTTGTTGACCGGCTCCCATTCGCCGGTCTTGACCATGTCGCCGGGCTGGTCGTTCTCGCCCTCTTTCCATTCCTCTTTTTCCATGAGGATCGGCAGCGAGATGTGGTCGGAGTACTTGCCGACGATCGACTTGATCTTCCAGGCGTTGAGGTACTCCTCGGCATCGTCGCGCAGATGCAGCGTGACGCTGGTGCCGCGCTCGGAACGCGTGATGTCGTCGACCTCGAAGTCGCCGGCGCCGCCGCTCACCCAGCGCACACCCTCTTCCGCCGGCTTGCCCGCGCGGCGCGATTCGACCGTGATCTTGTCCGCCACGATGAAGCCCGAGTAGAAGCCCACGCCGAACTGGCCGATGAGCTGCGCATCGGCCTTCTGGTCACCGCTGAGCTTGCTCATGAAGTCCTTGGTCCCGCTCTTGGCGATCGTGCCGAGGTTGTCGATCGCCTCCTGGCGCGACAGGCCGATGCCCTTGTCGGTGATGGTGAGCGTCTTCGCGGCCTTGTCGAACGTGATCCGCACGTCGAGATCGGTCTGGCCTTCGTACAGATCGGGCTGGTCGATGGCCTCGAAGCGCAGCTTGTCGCACGCGTCGGAGGCGTTCGAGATCAACTCGCGCAGGAAGATTTCCTTGTTCGAATAGAGCGCGTGGGTGACGAGGTGAAGCAGCTGGGCGACTTCGGCCTGGAAGGGAAGTTTTGTCTTGGAGGCTTCGGCCATGGTTCTCAAAATAAAAAAAAGGGATAGCAAGAGTGCGAGCAGCTGGCGCCGCAACCCGCATTTTCAATGGTCGCCGGTGCGGCGGGTCCTGCACCTCATGGCTACGTTCGACTTACACGCTGCAAATAGTTTTGAGCTCTTAACACCAAAGTACTCAAATACGGTCGAAATGTGGAGACACCCAAGAAGTGTGTGTGTCCCGAAACGTCGCGAGAGTGTAGGGCGCCTCCTACGATGACAACTCCAAGCCCTGGGGCAGCGACGACCATCGCGTGTCGGGGCGTCCATCTTTCGAAGCCGACGTCATGCTCAAACCCGTCATCCTGGCCCTTGCGATTGTTTCCGCTGCACCCGTCGCCGGGGCCGACACGAAGACAACGACCTTCAACGTCCTGCTCACGATTGCCAAGGCCTGCAATTTCACCACCGCGGCGAGCGACGTGAACTTCGGATCGCAGTTGTCGACAGCCACGAACGTGCAAAACCTCGGCAACCTGTATGTGACCTGCACGAAGAACACGGCCTACGACATCGGCCTCGGCGCCGGCACCGGTACGGGTGCCACCGTGTCGGCACGCACGATGAAGGGACTGACCGGCGGCAACACCGACGAAGTGCCCTACGTGCTGTACCGGGAGAGCACCCGCAGCAGCAACTGGGGAGCCACGGTCGGAACCGACACCGTTGCAGGCGTGGGCAACGGTCAGGAGCAAATCGTCCCTGTCTACGGCACAGTGCCCAGCGCGAACTTCCGGGCCGACAGCTACAAAGACGTGATCACCGCAACCGTCACCTACTGACCTCCCGTCGGTGCGAAACGATTTGCGCGGAACGACGGGTCCATTCGCATTCGCGGTGGCCTGGGCGGTGGTCGGCTTTGGCGTCTTGACCTCGGAGGCCTCTGCGGCGAGCCTTCAAGTCGCGCCGGTGTCTCTCACGCTGGCGGCGGCACAGAACGCCGACGGACTTTGGCTGAGCAACACCGGCGACGCGCCGCTGACGGCGCAGGTGCGCGTCTACCGTTGGCGACAACTCGATGGCGAAGACCAGCTCGAGCCGACGCGCGATCTCACGATCAGTCCACCCATGGTCCAGTTGCCGGGAGGAGAGAAGCAATTGGTGCGGGTGATTCGCCTCGGTGCGCCACCGGCCGAAGTCGAGGCGAGCTACCGCGTCATCATCGACGAGCTGCCCTTGCCGGACACGGTGCCGCCTGCCGCAGGGGCTGGCCGACGGGCAGGACTTCAGTTGGTGCTCCGGTATTCGCTGCCGGTTTTTCTCACCCCCCCGATGACAGCGACCCGCCCCGATGCGCCAGCGCTGCGCTCCAGCCTTGAGGGTCGGTTGGGCGGCTCCAATGGCAAGACTTACCTGGAGATCAGCAACAGCGGGACTGTGCACGCGCAGATCACCGATCTGGCGTTCGTCGACGCTGCTGGCCGCCGCCTTGCGGTGCGCGACGGACTGGCAGGCTACGTGTTGCCCGGACAGCACAGGCGGTGGACAGTCCCCGCGACCCTGCCTCTCGGCGATGCAGGGGCGTTCAAGGGGCGCGTCGACGGCGAGCTCACCGATCGAACGCTTCTGCAACAGCGGCCGCCAAACCGCGCATCCGGTGACGCCCTTTGAGCACCGAGACCGCCGGCCCGGTGGCGCGATCGGCATCCTGGCGCTGTTGATCGGTGCGGCTGCGACGACGTCGCAGCCGCACGCGCAGCCGGCGCCGTCTCTTGCCACCTCGGCCGAGGGAACCGAGTGGTACCTGGAGGTGACCCTCAACCAGACGCGCGTCGGCGGATTGACTCCCTTCGTTCAGCGCAATGGCAAGTTGTTCGCGCGCGCTTCCGATCTGCGAACACTGGGCTTTGTCCTGATGGACATCCACGCGGACGCACTCGTCGACCTCGCCGATCTGCCTGGCTTGACCACGCAGCTCGACACCCGACTGCAGCGGGTCGTGCTCACGGCGCCACTGCGCCTTCTCGCCCTGGAAACCACCCGTCTCGAGGCGAACCGCAGCACCTCGGCCACCCCGAGCCCGACGGCGCCCGGCGTGCTGTTCAACTACGACCTCTACACAGCCCATGACCGCGGCGGCAGCCAGTTGAGCGCCGCCCACGAAACCCGCCTTTTCGGCATCGGCGAGGGGGTCTACAGCAACACGATGATCACCCGGCTCCTGCGCACCGACACCGGCGCCCCGGGCGACGGTTGGGAAAGCCAGTCGGTTCGGCTCGACACCTCATGGGAGAAGTCATGGCCGGATCGCCTCCTCTCGCTTCAACTGGGCGACAGCGTGACACGCAGCCTGGACTGGACCCGGTCCGTCAGGATCGGTGGCGTGCGCATCGGCAGCAACTTCGCGCTGGAGCCGTATCGCCTCACGACGCCACAGCCCGCATTCTTCGGCGAAGTCACGGTGCCATCAGCGGTCGATCTCTACGTCAATGGCCTGAAACAATACAGCGGACAGGTGCCTGCAGGACCCTTCCAGCTGAATGCCAATCCCGGCATCTCGGGGGCGGGCAATGCACAGGTGGTCCTGACAGATGCATTCGGACGCAGCCGCACCTTGTCGCTGCCGTTCTACAACACGCAACGCCTGCTCGAGACGGGGTTGACCGATTGGTCGGCATCGCTGGGCGTCGTGCGCCTCGGGTATGGGCAACGATCCTTTGCATACGACCATTCCCCGGTCGCCAGCGCAACGGTGCGCCACGGCGTCAGCGACCGATGGACTGTCGAGGCGCATGCCGAAGGCAGCGGACAGGTTCGAAACACCGGCATCGGCGCCTCCTGGCTGCTCGGCAACGCCGGCACGGCAGGCGTGCTCAGCGCTTCCATTGCAGCCAGCGCCGGTGCCGCACAACGCGGCGCTCAAGGATCGCTTGGCTATCAATGGAGCCATGACAACCTCTTCTTTGAAATGAACACCCAGCGCACCCGAGGCCACTACCGAGACATCGCCTCGCGCTACGGCCAGGATCCGGCGCGCATCAGCGACCGGGCCACGGGCGGCATGACGTTTCCGGCGATCGGCAGCTTCGGGTTGAGCTACATCCGGCTGACCTACCCCGGCAGCGACGACTCGCGTTACGCCGGCATCTCATGGTCCAGGCAGCTGGGCAACCGGCTGACACTGAGCGCCTCGTTGACACAGCAGCTGAACGACCGGAAGAACCTGAACGCCTTCTTCGGCCTGAGCTACAGCCTGGACGGGCGCCTGAATGCCAGCGCCACGCTGCAGCGTGGCGAGGGGCGGACCCGCGCGAGCGTCGATGTCACACAGCCGGTGCCAGGCGACGGCGGGTGGGGCTGGCGCGCACAGGCTAGCGACGACGGCGGCACCCGAGGCGGCCAGATCGAAGCAGGCTGGCTGGGGCGCTACGGGCGCGCGAACCTGGGCGCGGCCAACTTCGCTGGCAACAGCGCGAGCTATGCGAGCGCCAGCGGCTCTCTGGTGCTCATGAACAGCGGCTTCTTCGCGGCGCGCGACGTGAGCGACGGCTTCGCCCTCGTGACCACCGACGGCATCGCGGGCGTGCCAGTCAAGCTGGAGAACCGCGTGGTCGGCGTGACAGACGACCGCGGGACGTTGCTGGTCACGCGCCTGAACGCATGGCAGCGCAACCGGCTGTCCATCGATCCGATGAACCTGCCTGCCAATACGCAGGTTCTCGAAGTCGACAAGAACGCCACGCCCGCAGACCGCGCAGGAACCATCGTTCGTTTTGCCATCCGCCCCGTCCGGGCCGCACTGATCGTCTTGCACG
Proteins encoded:
- a CDS encoding 3-hydroxybutyryl-CoA dehydrogenase produces the protein MTIQTVGIIGAGTMGNGIAQACAVAGVNVVMVDIAQVAVDKGVANVASSLDRLIKKEKLTEAQKTAALALIKGSTNYDDLKGAQLVIEAATENHALKLKILKQVDELLAPEVIIASNTSSISITQLAAATARPDRFIGMHFFNPVPMMALVEIIRGYLTSDATHDAVKALSEKLGKSPITVKNAPGFVVNRILVPMINEAFFVLSEGIATAEDIDAGMKLGCNQPIGPLALADMIGLDVCLAVMEVYLDQFGDSKYRPCPLLKEMVAAGQLGRKTQRGVYTY
- a CDS encoding crotonase/enoyl-CoA hydratase family protein — protein: MTVIATTPPAEGCIDTQVLDHVLLIGINRPAKRNGWTPQMFRQLAEAYTRLDDDPSLRVGVLHAMGDHFTAGLDLPMFAAFLKTGAKVIPDDGTLVEPHNMGQPGYRRRTKPMVAAVKGICFTVGIELMLAADIVVAADDCRFSQLEVQRAIMASGGATIRMAERAGMGNAMLHLLTADEFDSAEAYRLNFVQKVVPAGQELDEAIKIAQRIAAQAPQAVIATRLNVLRAIEEGAVQATQDFEPVKQRLLHSEDAAEGVRSFIERRPAKFTGR
- a CDS encoding serine hydrolase domain-containing protein produces the protein MSFLLRPLALAATFFSFTMTISQAQTPPTPALPDPATTSVGAMGWMQGFPPTVDKQIVFENPMSGAFPRNRWTFSHVRELGPTANVWRGSGAGSALVTAPRELDGIAFKSMSGEDLNFGQMLTRTYTDGVLVLHKGRVVYEKYFGALTPERPHLAMSVTKSFVGTLAAISVAEGKLDPAAPVVQYLPEMKDTAYGDATVRQVMDMTIGVKYSENYADPKAEVFDYARAGGMLPPGPNYAGPRTFYDFLKTLQKEGANGDGFAYKTVNAEVLAWIVARVNKQSLPELLSEKIWRRIGAEQDAYFMVDRIGTASGGGGLNTTLRDLARFGEAMRNGGRANGQQAIPAAAVADITRGGDPAKFAKAGYALLPGWSYRDMWWITNNEHGAYMARGIHGQSIYVDPKAEMVIVRYAAHPIAANAGNDPLTLPAFHAVAKALMAP
- a CDS encoding MarR family winged helix-turn-helix transcriptional regulator, with amino-acid sequence MQQLDNQLCFAMYSASLAMTRLYKPLLEKLGLTYPQYIVMLALWERDGVMVSELGERVSLDSGTLTPLLKRLEASGFVARVRDIADERRVHITLTAAGRKLKSRAAGVPACLMAASQCSVPELVQLTQQIQTLRDHIKAA
- a CDS encoding organic hydroperoxide resistance protein, whose translation is MTTKLDKVLYTAEAHTTGGRDGAGKSSDGAIDVQLSSPGSGKPGTNPEQLFAVGYAACFIGAMKAVGPKISVKVPDDVSIDSKVSLGPTNGGAAYGVSVKLAITLPGLDAEQKKLLVDTAHKVCPYSNATRGNIDVDLEIV
- a CDS encoding DUF2855 family protein — translated: MSTTALHVRKDHLATTHLHTTEDGPLAAGQVRVRIDAFALTSNNITYAAFGEAMSYWQFFPTGEDGWGSIPVWGFGSVTQSLHPGVAVGERLYGYWPMASSVVLQPDRLSAERFTDAAAHRAGLPAVYNQYFRSASDALYTADTEDIQALLRPLFITSWLIDDFLQDNAFFGAKTMLLSSASSKTAYGTAFQLAQREGIEVVGLTSAPNRAFCESLGCYDRVLAYDELDGLAADTPCVYIDFAGSGALRHAVHTRFTDLKYSASIGGTHVEQLAAGGAGKHTPGPRATLFFAPAQIKKRTAEWGGPEFGRRMVAAWHAFIAKVTKPEAPWLRAEHHDGAAAVEAAYAAVLAGKGDPRTGHILSLAKGKPTV
- a CDS encoding serine/threonine protein kinase; its protein translation is MNTHPYESLTPDVVLDALATLDLHGDGRLTALNSYENRVYQVFLEDRSAVVVKFYRPDRWTRAEILEEHSFSLELAAAEVPAVAPLELHGATLHHHDGFAFSVSPYRGGRAPELDDFEVLEWVGRFLARIHTIGSRKPFEARPALDLQSFGIASRDWLLGNDKIPLDVQRAWETACNAALDMIATTALSASATTSPDSNFRKLRLHGDVHPGNILWTPTDRPGGGPHFVDLDDARTGFAVQDLWMLLSGDRAQRTGQLSGLLDGYEQFREFDRRELALIEPLRTLRLIHYSAWLARRFEDPIFPINFPWFGSSDYWKGQVLMLEEQCEQMAEEPLYA
- the htpG gene encoding molecular chaperone HtpG translates to MAEASKTKLPFQAEVAQLLHLVTHALYSNKEIFLRELISNASDACDKLRFEAIDQPDLYEGQTDLDVRITFDKAAKTLTITDKGIGLSRQEAIDNLGTIAKSGTKDFMSKLSGDQKADAQLIGQFGVGFYSGFIVADKITVESRRAGKPAEEGVRWVSGGAGDFEVDDITRSERGTSVTLHLRDDAEEYLNAWKIKSIVGKYSDHISLPILMEKEEWKEGENDQPGDMVKTGEWEPVNKANALWARPKKDITPEQYADFYKAISHDFEAPLAWSHNRVEGSTEYTQLLYIPAKAPFDLWNRDKSAGVKLYVKRVFIMDDAEALMPSYLRFVKGVIDSADLPLNVSRELLQESRDVKAIREGSTKRVLGMLEDLAKKAVPTAGAPAEEGVTDVVDKKEEEAADESGKYATFYAEFGAVLKEGLGEDTGNRDRIAKLLRFASSTTDGVTVSFADYKARMKDGQDAIYYITADNLAAAKNSPQLEVFKKKGIEVLLMTDRVDEWALNYLNEFDGTPLQSVAKGAVDLGKLQDDDEKKAAEEAAESFKPMLEKLKVALKDKAEDVRVTTRLVDSPACLVVSDNGMSTQLARMLKQAGQPAPDLKPVLEVNADHPLVKKLAVSEHFEDLANILFDQALLAEGGMPQDPAAYVRRVNALLV
- a CDS encoding Csu type fimbrial protein — translated: MLKPVILALAIVSAAPVAGADTKTTTFNVLLTIAKACNFTTAASDVNFGSQLSTATNVQNLGNLYVTCTKNTAYDIGLGAGTGTGATVSARTMKGLTGGNTDEVPYVLYRESTRSSNWGATVGTDTVAGVGNGQEQIVPVYGTVPSANFRADSYKDVITATVTY
- a CDS encoding fimbrial biogenesis chaperone; the encoded protein is MSLTLAAAQNADGLWLSNTGDAPLTAQVRVYRWRQLDGEDQLEPTRDLTISPPMVQLPGGEKQLVRVIRLGAPPAEVEASYRVIIDELPLPDTVPPAAGAGRRAGLQLVLRYSLPVFLTPPMTATRPDAPALRSSLEGRLGGSNGKTYLEISNSGTVHAQITDLAFVDAAGRRLAVRDGLAGYVLPGQHRRWTVPATLPLGDAGAFKGRVDGELTDRTLLQQRPPNRASGDAL